The Alnus glutinosa chromosome 7, dhAlnGlut1.1, whole genome shotgun sequence genome includes a region encoding these proteins:
- the LOC133873250 gene encoding uncharacterized mitochondrial protein AtMg00810-like: MAGFRRPAVFRQPDSGGWRLGFLQSKSDYSLFTRQIGTSFIVLLVYVDDIVLAGNNSADIASFIQLLNLKFKLKDLGDFKYFLGLEVARKSTGISVCQRKYALEILEDSGLLASKPVNFPMDSNLRLSKLEGDLLDDPSVYHRLVGRLIYLTITRPDLAYSVQVLSQFMSTPWNPHLDAALRVLRYVKSAPSQGLFFSAQCDFKLKSFCDADWAACPDTRRLVTSFCLFLGDSLISWKSKKQQTVSRSSAESENRAMAVACCEIMWISSLLKDLHVYSPHSALLFCDSQAALHIAANHVFHERTKHIDIDCHLVREQIQKGVIRTLHVKSDHQLADIFTKPLGFAPFSAITSKMNLLNIYGSS; the protein is encoded by the exons atggccggattccgacggCCGGCGGTGTTCCGgcaaccggattccggcggctgGCG CCTTGGTTTTCTACAATCCAAATCTGATTATAGTCTATTCACAAGACAGATTGGTACTTCTTTTATTGTTCTTCttgtctatgttgatgacatagtATTGGCCGGAAACAATTCTGCAGACATTGCATCTTTTATTCAATTACTGAATCTGAAATTCAAACTTAAGGATTTGGGTGATTTCAAGTATTTTCTGGGCTTAGAAGTTGCTCGAAAGTCCACTGGAATTTCTGTGTGTCAGAGGAAGTATGCTCTGGAAATTTTGGAAGATTCAGGTTTACTTGCATCTAAACCTGTAAATTTTCCTATGGATAGTAACCTTAGACTTTCAAAGCTTGAAGGTGATCTCTTGGATGATCCTTCAGTCTATCATCGCCTGGTTGGTCGCTTGATTTATTTAACGATTACTAGACCTGATTTGGCTTACTCGGTACAAGTATTAAGTCAATTTATGTCTACTCCTTGGAACCCTCATCTGGATGCAGCACTTAGAGTCCTTCGGTATGTTAAGTCTGCTCCCAGTCAAGGTCTTTTCTTCTCTGCCCAATGTGATTTCAAATTGAAATCTTTctgtgatgctgattgggctgcCTGTCCAGACACTAGGCGATTGGTTACTAGCTTCTGTCTATTCCTTGGTGATTCTCTTATTTCTTGGAAGTCCAAGAAGCAACAGACTGTGTCTCGGTCATCTGCTGAATCTGAGAATAGGGCCATGGCTGTGGCTTGTTGTGAGATCATGTGGATTTCCTCTTTGCTTAAGGATCTTCATGTTTATTCTCCTCACTCTGCTTTGCTCTTTTGTGACTCACAAGCTGCCCTACACATTGCTGCCAACCACGTTTTCCATGAACGAACAAAGCATATTGACATCGACTGCCACCTCGTTCGTGAACAGATTCAAAAGGGTGTTATTCGAACTCTTCATGTCAAATCTGATCATCAGCTTGCTGATATTTTCACTAAGCCTCTTGGCTTTGCTCCGTTTTCTGCAATCACTTCCAAGATGAACCTCTTAAATATATACGGTTCATCTTGA